In Ailuropoda melanoleuca isolate Jingjing chromosome 4, ASM200744v2, whole genome shotgun sequence, the following proteins share a genomic window:
- the LOC100478782 gene encoding zinc finger protein 791-like, which produces MDSVTFEDVAVNFSLEEWALLDSSQKKLYRDVMRETFRNLASIEKKWKDHDTEDTYYTQGRELRSHMVEKPCESKEGHQCGETSSQTPDLNLNKKTPSGVKPPEGHRCGEAITPILDLDLNKLSPSGVKTPEDHQCGEAITPTPDLNLNKKTPSGVKPCECSVCGKVFVRHSSLNRHIRSHTGHKPYEYHEYEEKPYKCKECGKAFSYRKSVHRHERTHTGEKPYECQECGKAFTWLTTFRRHMITHTGDGPYKCQECGKAFSCSTSLRTHERTHTGEKPYQCKQCGKSLRSPLGLRIHERNHTGEKPYECKQCGKALSCPSSFRRHERTHTAEKQYECKQCEKTFSSPLGLRIHERIHTGEKPYECKECGKAFISLSSIRTHMITHTGDGPYKCKQCGKAFICPSSFRSHERTHTGEKPYECKQCGKTFSWPSSFRIHERTHTGEKPYECKECGKTFIYRTTFQGHMRKHTGEKPYKCKECGKAFISPSSVRTHMIMHTGDGPYKCKECGKAFNFPSSFRIHERTHTGEKPYECKQCGRAFSCYTSFRTHEKTHTGEKPYECKECGKAFIYRTTFRGHVRMHTGEKPYKCKECGKAFSRPNSFRRHERSHTE; this is translated from the exons ATG GACTCAGTGACATTTGAGGATGTGGCTGTGAACTTCAGCCTGGAAGAGTGGGCTTTACTGGATTCTTCTCAGAAGAAACTTTACAGAGATGTGATGCGGGAAACCTTCAGAAACCTGGCCTCAATAG agaaaaaatggaaagatcatGACACTGAAGATACATACTACACCCAGGGGAGAGAACTAAG AAGTCATATGGTAGAAAAACCTTGTGAAAGCAAAGAGGGTCATCAGTGTGGAGAAACCAGCAGCCAGACTCCAGATCTTAATCTAAACAAGAAAACGCCTTCTGGAGTAAAGCCACCTGAAGGTCATCGGTGTGGAGAAGCCATCACCCCAATTCTAGATCTTGATCTGAACAAGCTAAGTCCTTCTGGAGTAAAAACACCTGAAGATCATCAGTGTGGAGAAGCCATCACCCCGACTCCAGATCTTAATCTGAACAAGAAAACGCCCTCTGGAGTAAAACCATGTGAGTGTAGTGTGTGTGGAAAAGTCTTCGTGCGTCATTCATCCCTAAATAGGCACATCAGATCTCACACCGGACATAAGCCATATGAGTATCACGAATATGAAGAGAAGCCATATAagtgtaaggaatgtgggaaagccttcagttaCCGCAAATCTGTTCACAGACACGAAAGGactcacactggagaaaaaccctatgaatgtcaggaatgtgggaaggctttcACGTGGCTCACAACTTTTCGAAGACACATGATAACTCACACAGGAGACGGACCTTACAAATGTCAGGAgtgtgggaaagctttcagttgTTCTACTTCATTGCGAACCCACGAACGgactcacactggagagaaaccctatcaGTGTAAGCAGTGTGGTAAATCCCTCAGGTCCCCTCTGGGTTTGCGAATACATGAAAGAaatcacactggagagaaaccctatgaatgtaagcaATGTGGTAAAGCCCTCAGTTGTCCCAGTTCCTTTCGAAGACATGAAAGGACTCACACTGCAGAGAAACAGTATGAATGTAAACAATGTGAGAAAACCTTCAGTTCTCCTCTAGGTTTGCGAATACATGAAAGAatccacacaggagagaaaccttatgaatgtaaggaatgtgggaaagccttcattTCTCTGTCAAGCATTCGAACACACATGATAACACACACTGGAGATGGACCTTATAAATGTAAgcaatgtgggaaagccttcattTGTCCCAGTTCCTTTCGCTCTCATGAAAGgactcacactggagagaaaccctatgaatgtaaacAGTGTGGTAAAACCTTCAGTTGGCCCAGTTCCTTCCGAATACATGAAagaactcacactggagagaaaccttacgaatgtaaggaatgtggcaaAACCTTCATTTATCGCACAACCTTTCAGGGACACATGAGGAagcacactggagagaaaccctataaatgtaaagaatgtgggaaagccttcattTCTCCCTCAAGCGTCCGAACACACATGATAATGCACACTGGAGACGGACCTtacaaatgtaaggaatgtgggaaagccttcaatTTTCCCAGTTCATTTCGAATACATGAAagaactcacacaggagagaagcctTATGAATGTAAACAGTGTGGTAGAGCCTTCAGCTGTTACACGTCCTTTCGAACACATGAGAAAACGcacactggagaaaaaccctatgagtgtaaggaatgtggaaaagccttcattTATCGCACTACTTTTCGAGGACACGTGAGAAtgcacactggagagaaaccgtACAAgtgtaaagaatgtgggaaagccttcagtcgTCCCAACTCATTTCGAAGGCATGAGAGGTCTCATACTGAATAG